From Acropora muricata isolate sample 2 chromosome 14, ASM3666990v1, whole genome shotgun sequence, one genomic window encodes:
- the LOC136897956 gene encoding uncharacterized protein, producing MGQTSKRSESVESEDMIKKEKKRRSGGDTLQWLEKKADRDLKFKELQLEEQRKEREFQQKERKKQMELLQKQIQIQIQAESQQQHQQQQMMLMHQMMSVMQQQQQQLFSSKKDKE from the coding sequence ATGGGTCAGACCTCAAAAAGATCAGAGTCTGTTGAGTCCGAGGACatgataaagaaagaaaaaaaacgaagatCTGGAGGGGACACCCTACAATGGCTGGAAAAAAAAGCTGACCGAGATTTGAAGTTTAAGGAGCTCCAACttgaagaacaaagaaaagaaagagagttccagcaaaaagaaaggaaaaaacaaatggaGCTTCTACagaaacaaatacaaattcaaattcaagcaGAAAGCCAGCAGCAACATCAGCAACAGCAAATGATGCTAATGCACCAGATGATGAGCGTGatgcaacagcaacagcaacagct
- the LOC136897958 gene encoding uncharacterized protein: MAESGSSSKTFSGDNDSERFTIQPYQFEPRIDSDEADSNPGGGISGDESDIETTNPRLQNSDWCACENCQIMERAESCVCCQEIEQVKISKLRLSVLMNVKNNPNALHSTQAFTQCVQIDGSCKLLGISTSNSTKTRMMGPKKLFRHIAYRQLARWCWGILGKEIRVVLPSCAVMCIRNFYLTPGPEEEFIFKGFRYADE, encoded by the exons ATGGCTGAATCTGGGTCCAGTTCGAAAACTTTCTCTGGGGATAACGATAGTGAAAGGTTTACTATCCAGCCGTACCAGTTTGAGCCAAGGATAGATTCAGACGAAGCTGACAGCAACCCAGGAGGAGGCATTTCTGGCGACGAAAGTGACATTGAAACCACTAACCCACGACTGCAAAATTCAGACTG GTGTGCTTGTGAGAATTGCCAAATCATGGAAAGGGCAGAGTCATGTGTTTGTTGCCAAGAAATTGAGCAAGTCAAAATAAGCAAATTAAGGCTGTCAGTTCTGATGAATGTGAAGAACAACCCAAATGCATTACACAGCACCCAGGCTTTCACCCAGTGTGTACAAATCGATGGGTCCTGCAAACTGCTTGGTATCAGTACAAGCAACAGTACAAAGACTCGTATGATGGGGCCTAAGAAACTTTTTAGACATATTGCTTACAGGCAATTGGCTCGGTGGTGTTGGGGAATATTAGGGAAAGAAATACGAGTTGTTCTGCCATCCTGTGCCGTCATGTGCATACGTAACTTCTATCTTACGCCTGGGCCAGAGGAGGAATTTATCTTCAAAGGATTTCGTTATGCAGATGAGTAA